One Streptomyces coeruleorubidus DNA segment encodes these proteins:
- a CDS encoding metallophosphoesterase family protein, whose translation MTSTAGGAAQLLAISDLHIGYPDNRALVERMRPGTDEDWLLVAGDVAETVADVRWTLKTLAGRFRKVVWVPGNHELWTHPSDPVTLRGVARYDYLVELCRDLGVTTPEDPYPVWDGPGGPVAVVPLFLLYDYSFLPAGCATKEQGLEYARGTGIVCADEHLLHPDPYPSREAWCRARVAETERRLAELPEDLPVIPVNHYPLHRHPTDVLWYPEFAMWCGTGLTADWHHRFRVHTMVYGHLHIPRTTWHEGVRFEEVSVGYPREWRKRAGEPGRLRRILPGEAEER comes from the coding sequence GTGACGTCGACGGCCGGTGGCGCCGCACAACTACTGGCCATCAGTGATCTGCACATCGGATACCCGGACAACCGCGCCCTGGTCGAACGGATGCGGCCCGGGACGGACGAGGACTGGCTGCTCGTGGCCGGGGACGTCGCCGAGACCGTGGCCGACGTCCGCTGGACGCTCAAGACGCTCGCCGGCCGCTTCCGCAAGGTCGTCTGGGTGCCCGGCAACCACGAGCTGTGGACCCATCCGAGCGACCCCGTCACCCTGCGCGGCGTCGCCCGGTACGACTACCTGGTCGAGCTGTGCCGGGACCTCGGCGTGACGACACCGGAGGACCCCTATCCCGTCTGGGACGGCCCCGGGGGCCCCGTGGCCGTCGTCCCGCTGTTCCTGCTGTACGACTACTCGTTCCTGCCGGCCGGGTGCGCGACCAAGGAGCAGGGCCTGGAGTACGCCCGGGGCACGGGCATCGTGTGCGCCGACGAGCATCTGCTGCACCCCGACCCGTACCCGAGCCGGGAGGCCTGGTGCCGGGCCCGGGTCGCCGAGACCGAACGCAGACTCGCCGAGCTGCCCGAAGACCTGCCCGTGATCCCCGTCAACCACTACCCGCTGCACCGGCATCCGACGGACGTGCTGTGGTACCCCGAGTTCGCCATGTGGTGCGGCACCGGCCTGACCGCCGACTGGCACCACAGGTTCCGCGTCCACACGATGGTCTACGGCCATCTGCACATCCCCCGCACCACCTGGCACGAGGGCGTGCGCTTCGAGGAGGTGTCGGTGGGCTACCCCCGCGAGTGGCGCAAGCGGGCCGGGGAGCCGGGGCGGCTGCGGCGCATCCTGCCGGGGGAGGCCGAGGAGCGGTGA
- a CDS encoding 4'-phosphopantetheinyl transferase family protein — protein sequence MIGELLPQTVVTVEAYGHEGADAPLYPEEAALMTRAVAKRRREFAVVRSCARRAMEKLGVPPQPILPGERGAPCWPAGLVGSMTHCDDYGAAALVRATDLASLGIDAEVHGPLPEGVLSAVALPTEAERLRRLAAQRPDVHWDRLLFSAKESVYKAWFPLTGKWLGFEDADIELSAGGPAERPRGTFRATLLVPGPQVGDRRLGHFDGHWTADRGLIATAVAVPHD from the coding sequence GTGATCGGGGAACTGCTGCCACAGACCGTCGTCACCGTGGAGGCCTACGGCCACGAGGGCGCGGACGCTCCGCTGTACCCCGAGGAGGCGGCGCTCATGACGCGGGCGGTCGCCAAACGGCGCCGGGAGTTCGCCGTCGTCCGCTCCTGTGCCCGCCGTGCCATGGAGAAGCTCGGCGTACCGCCGCAGCCGATCCTGCCCGGGGAACGTGGCGCCCCGTGCTGGCCGGCCGGGCTGGTCGGCAGCATGACCCACTGCGACGACTACGGCGCCGCCGCCCTGGTCCGTGCCACCGACCTGGCCTCTCTCGGCATCGACGCCGAGGTCCACGGGCCGCTGCCCGAGGGCGTCCTGTCCGCCGTGGCCCTGCCGACCGAAGCCGAGCGCCTGCGGCGGCTGGCCGCACAGCGCCCCGACGTCCACTGGGACCGGCTGCTGTTCAGCGCGAAGGAGTCCGTCTACAAGGCGTGGTTCCCCCTCACCGGCAAGTGGCTGGGCTTCGAGGACGCCGACATCGAGCTCTCCGCCGGCGGCCCGGCCGAACGGCCCCGCGGCACCTTCCGCGCCACGCTCCTCGTCCCCGGCCCACAGGTCGGCGACCGCCGCCTCGGCCATTTCGACGGCCACTGGACCGCCGACCGCGGCCTGATCGCGACGGCGGTCGCCGTACCACACGACTGA
- a CDS encoding toxin-antitoxin system, toxin component, with amino-acid sequence MRRLCGELVAELTLPAPARPEELYAALCDAMSRRRGRPVHFRTAAFPPGTASGLWLDMAEQDLVVIEERTAPDHQLVILGHELWHMKAGHCSHHVEGASVAARLLHDDADLQATVLKVAARTRFDLDDEKEAESFGLLLASKCRAWLAGSSSRGPVQRDHLAGRIEASLGYPGPQG; translated from the coding sequence ATGCGCCGCCTGTGCGGCGAACTGGTGGCGGAGCTGACCCTCCCCGCGCCGGCGCGGCCCGAGGAGCTGTACGCCGCGCTGTGCGACGCCATGAGCAGACGCCGGGGCCGCCCCGTCCACTTCCGTACGGCCGCCTTCCCGCCGGGGACCGCGAGCGGGCTGTGGCTCGACATGGCCGAGCAGGACCTCGTCGTGATCGAGGAACGCACGGCTCCCGACCACCAGTTGGTGATCCTGGGGCACGAGCTGTGGCACATGAAGGCGGGGCACTGCTCCCACCACGTCGAGGGCGCCTCCGTCGCGGCCCGGCTGCTCCACGACGACGCCGACCTCCAGGCGACGGTGCTGAAGGTCGCCGCGCGCACCCGCTTCGACCTCGACGACGAGAAGGAGGCCGAGAGCTTCGGCCTGCTGCTGGCCAGCAAGTGTCGGGCGTGGCTTGCGGGTTCGTCGTCGCGAGGTCCGGTGCAGCGGGACCATCTGGCAGGGCGGATAGAGGCGTCGCTGGGGTATCCGGGGCCGCAGGGCTGA
- a CDS encoding helix-turn-helix domain-containing protein: protein MTGGFVEGPGATPTAVPAAVVSRVTALADRLGVPHAEVFDIGRLSVASGVPEPVVKALLSGRPAGEPDVQARFLQRLDLLRRTRLKPNGRKYTQQEIADGAGMSRQQAGALINGDRRPTMEHCDALQRFFRVHAGFLTAEDPEALVSALQHTEQELLQKLADREREAAAAADDPLERLLQDHGVRGIAWRAAQLPTDQHRDKVAEWLDMLLESVKRPES from the coding sequence GTGACGGGTGGCTTCGTCGAAGGTCCGGGCGCCACGCCGACGGCCGTGCCGGCGGCCGTCGTCTCCCGTGTCACCGCGCTCGCCGACCGGCTCGGCGTGCCGCACGCCGAGGTCTTCGACATCGGCCGGCTGTCCGTCGCCTCCGGGGTCCCGGAGCCCGTGGTCAAGGCCCTGCTGAGCGGCCGGCCGGCGGGCGAGCCCGATGTGCAGGCCCGGTTCCTGCAGCGCCTGGACCTGCTGCGCCGGACCCGGCTCAAGCCCAACGGCCGCAAGTACACCCAGCAGGAGATCGCCGACGGCGCGGGCATGTCCCGGCAGCAGGCCGGCGCCCTCATCAACGGCGACCGGCGGCCGACCATGGAGCACTGCGACGCCCTGCAGCGGTTCTTCCGGGTGCATGCCGGTTTCCTCACGGCCGAGGACCCCGAGGCGCTGGTGAGCGCCCTCCAGCACACCGAGCAGGAACTGCTCCAGAAGCTCGCCGACCGCGAACGGGAGGCGGCCGCGGCGGCCGACGACCCGCTGGAGCGGCTGTTGCAGGACCATGGCGTGCGCGGCATCGCCTGGCGGGCCGCGCAGCTGCCCACCGACCAGCACCGCGACAAGGTGGCGGAGTGGCTGGACATGCTCCTGGAGAGCGTCAAGCGACCCGAGTCGTGA
- a CDS encoding NAD(P)/FAD-dependent oxidoreductase — MSEPLTCDVVVVGAGVVGAACALYAARAGLDTIVVDRGPVAGGTTGAGEGNLLVSDKEPGPELDLALLSARLWAELAREGLGKAVEYEAKGGIVVAGTDQALAGLERLAAGQRAAGVEAVPVPPDRLPDLEPYLAPGLAGGVHYPQDAQVMPALAAAHLLRASDARLLTGREMTGVLRGPGGAVRGVRTDRGDIHAPAVVNASGTWGGEVAARAGVSLPVLPRRGFVLVTEPLPPRVRHKVYAADYVADVASDSAALQTSPVVEGTPAGPVLIGASRERVGFDRSLSLPALRALAAGATRLFPFLAGVRAVRTYAGFRPYLPDHLPAIGPDPRAPGLLHACGHEGAGIGLATGTGQLIAQVLTGRTPDLDLAPFRPDRFPEEAE; from the coding sequence GTGAGCGAGCCGCTGACCTGCGATGTCGTGGTGGTCGGAGCCGGGGTGGTGGGCGCCGCCTGCGCCTTGTACGCGGCCCGCGCGGGCCTGGACACGATCGTGGTGGACCGGGGCCCGGTGGCCGGCGGTACGACCGGCGCGGGGGAGGGCAACCTCCTCGTCTCCGACAAGGAACCCGGACCCGAGCTCGACCTGGCCCTGCTGTCCGCGCGGCTGTGGGCCGAGCTGGCCCGGGAGGGGCTGGGGAAGGCGGTCGAGTACGAGGCCAAGGGCGGGATCGTCGTCGCCGGCACCGACCAAGCGCTGGCCGGGCTGGAGAGACTCGCCGCCGGGCAGCGCGCGGCCGGGGTCGAGGCGGTTCCGGTGCCCCCCGACCGGCTCCCCGACCTGGAGCCGTATCTGGCCCCCGGCCTCGCGGGCGGCGTGCACTACCCGCAGGACGCCCAGGTGATGCCCGCCCTGGCGGCGGCGCACCTGCTGCGCGCCTCGGACGCACGGCTGCTCACCGGCCGCGAGATGACGGGGGTGCTGCGCGGCCCCGGCGGTGCGGTGCGCGGGGTGCGTACGGACCGGGGCGACATCCACGCCCCGGCGGTCGTCAACGCGTCCGGCACCTGGGGCGGCGAGGTGGCCGCCCGCGCCGGGGTGTCGCTGCCGGTGCTGCCACGGCGCGGTTTCGTCCTGGTCACCGAGCCGCTGCCGCCCCGCGTCCGGCACAAGGTGTACGCCGCCGACTACGTGGCCGACGTCGCCAGCGACTCGGCGGCCCTGCAGACCTCCCCGGTCGTCGAGGGCACACCCGCCGGGCCGGTCCTCATCGGCGCCAGCCGCGAACGGGTCGGCTTCGACCGGTCGTTGTCGCTCCCGGCGCTGCGGGCGCTGGCGGCGGGCGCGACGCGGCTCTTCCCGTTCCTCGCCGGAGTCCGGGCTGTGCGGACGTACGCGGGCTTCCGGCCGTATCTGCCGGACCATCTGCCCGCGATCGGTCCCGACCCCCGGGCGCCCGGACTCCTGCACGCCTGCGGGCACGAGGGCGCGGGCATCGGTCTCGCCACCGGCACCGGGCAGCTGATCGCCCAGGTGCTGACCGGGCGGACGCCCGACCTGGATCTCGCCCCGTTCCGGCCCGACCGCTTTCCCGAGGAGGCCGAGTGA
- a CDS encoding (2Fe-2S)-binding protein, with product MNPLEPAGARPGPAFTVTFDGRPVRALPGQTVAAVLWAAGVTSWRATRGEGRPRGVFCGIGVCFDCLVTVNGRPNQRACLVPVRPGDVIGTQEGTGHEGADHDGADDGGDGHAG from the coding sequence GTGAATCCACTGGAGCCGGCGGGGGCCAGGCCCGGCCCCGCCTTCACGGTGACGTTCGACGGGCGGCCGGTCCGGGCGCTGCCCGGGCAGACTGTCGCCGCCGTGCTGTGGGCGGCGGGCGTCACCTCCTGGCGCGCCACCCGGGGCGAAGGCCGTCCGCGCGGGGTGTTCTGCGGGATCGGCGTCTGCTTCGACTGCCTCGTGACCGTCAACGGCCGCCCCAACCAGCGCGCCTGTCTGGTGCCGGTGCGGCCCGGTGACGTGATCGGCACGCAGGAGGGGACGGGCCATGAAGGGGCGGACCACGACGGGGCGGACGACGGGGGAGACGGTCATGCGGGCTGA